Proteins from a genomic interval of Odontesthes bonariensis isolate fOdoBon6 chromosome 7, fOdoBon6.hap1, whole genome shotgun sequence:
- the LOC142384905 gene encoding myosin heavy chain, fast skeletal muscle-like, with product MSTDAEMALYGKAAIYLRKPEKERIEAQTAPFDAKSACYVADAKELYLKAKILKKEGGKVTVNVLINNERTVKEDDVSPMNPPKYDKIEDMAMMTHLNEASVLYNLKERYAAWMIYTYSGLFCATVNPYKWLPVYDSEVVSAYRGKKRMEAPPHIFSVSDNAYQFMLCDRENQSVLITGESGAGKTVNTKRVIQYFATISVGGGGDKKKEQSHYKGSLEDQIIAANPLLEAYGNAKTVRNDNSSRFGKFIRIHFGTTGKLASADIETYLLEKSRVTFQLPDERGYHIFYQMMTAHKPELLDLALITTNPYDFPMCSMGQITVASIDDKVELEATDNAIDILGFTNEEKLSIYRMTGAVLHHGNMKFKQKQREEQAEPDGNEEADKVGYLLGLNSADMLKALCYPRVKVGNEFVTKGQTVPQVMNAVPALAKSIYERMFLWMVIRINQMLDTKQQRNYFIGVLDIAGFEIFDYNTLEQLCINFTNEKLQQFFNHTMFVLEQEEYKKEGIVWEFIDFGMDLAACIELIEKPMGIFSILEEECMFPKATDTSFKNKLYDQHLGKNKAFEKPKPAKGKVEAHFSLVHYAGTVDYNIAGWLDKNKDPLNESVLGLYQKSSCKLLALLYPPAAPEEAGKKGGKKKGGSMQTVSSQFRENLGKLMTNLRSTHPHFVRCLIPNESKTPGLMENFLVIHQLRCNGVLEGIRICRKGFPSRILYADFKQRYKVLNASVIPEGQFIDNKKASEKLLGSIDVNHDEYRFGHTKVFFKAGLLGVLEEMRDEKLAALVTMTQALCRAYLMRREFVKMTARRDAIYTIQYNVRSFMNVKHWPWMKVYYKIKPLLKSAETEKELQNMKENYEKMTNDLATALAKKKELEEKMVSLLQEKNDLQLQVASEGENLSDAEERCEGLIKSKIQLEAKLKETTERLEDEEEINAELTAKKRKLEDECSELKKDIDDLELTLAKVEKEKHATENKVKNLTEEMASQDESIAKLTKEKKALQEAHQQTLDDLQAEEDKVNTLTKAKTKLEQQVDDLEGSLEQEKKLRMDLERAKRKLEGDLKLAQESIMDLENDKQQSDEKIKKKDFEISQLLSKIEDEQSMGAQLQKKIKELQARIEELEEEIEAERAARAKVEKQRADLSRELEEISERLEEAGGATAAQIEMNKKREAEFQKLRRDLEESTLQHEATAAALRKKQADSVAELGEQIDNLQRVKQKLEKEKSEYKMEIDDLSSNMEAVAKAKGNLEKMCRTLEDQLSEIKTKSEENVRQLNDLGGQKARLLTENGEFSRQIEEKEALVSQLTRGKQAFTQQIEELKRQVEEEVKAKNALAHGLQSARHDCDLLREQFEEEQEAKAELQRGMSKANSEVAQWRTKYETDAIQRTEELEESKKKLAQRLQEAEEQIEAVNSKCASLEKTKQRLQSEVEDLMIDVERANGLAANLDKKQRNFDKVLAEWKQKYEEGQAELEGAQKEARTMSTELFKMKNSYEEALDQLETMKRENKNLQQEISDLTEQIGETGKSIHELEKSKKQVETEKSEIQTALEEAEGTLEHEESKILRVQLELNQIKGEVDRKLAEKDEEMEQIKRNSQRIADSMQSTLDAEVRSRNDALRIKKKMEGDLNEMEIQLSHANRQAAESQKQLRNVQAQLKDAQLHLDDAVRAQEDIKEQAAMVERRNGLMVAEIEELRAALEQTERSRKVAEQELVDASERVGLLHSQNTSLLNTKKKLESDLVQVQGEVDDSVQEARNAEDKAKKAITDAAMMAEELKKEQDTSAHLERMKKNLEVAVKDLQHRLDEAENLAMKGGKKQLQKLESRVRELESEVEAEQRRGVDAVKGVRKYERRVKELTYQTEEDKKNVARLQDLVDKLQLKVKAYKRQSEEAEEQANAHLSKCRKIQHELEEAEERADIAESQVNKLRAKSRDSGKVNMYTP from the exons ATGAGTACGGACGCGGAGATGGCCTTATATGGCAAGGCTGCCATTTACCTTCGTAAGCCAGAGAAGGAGAGGATTGAGGCTCAAACTGCACCATTCGACGCCAAAAGCGCCTGCTATGTGGCTGATGCTAAAGAGCTGTACTTGAAGGCAAAGATCCTTAAGAAAGAAGGTGGCAAAGTCACCGTCAATGTCTTGATCAACAATGAG AGGACAGTTAAAGAGGATGACGTCTCTCCAATGAACCCTCCCAAGTATGACAAAATTGAGGACATGGCCATGATGACCCATCTCAATGAAGCCTCTGTGCTGTATAATCTCAAAGAGCGTTATGCAGCATGGATGATCTAC ACCTACTCTGGGTTGTTCTGTGCAACTGTGAACCCCTACAAGTGGCTCCCAGTGTACGACTCTGAAGTAGTCTCTGCCTACAGAGGCAAGAAGCGTATGGAGGCTCCACCCCACATCTTCTCTGTCTCTGACAACGCTTATCAGTTCATGCTTTGTG ATAGGGAAAACCAGTCTGTCCTGATCAC AGGAGAATCTGGTGCTGGAAAGACTGTGAACACGAAACGTGTCATCCAGTACTTTGCCACCATCTCTGTTGGCGGAGGAGGAGATAAAAAGAAGGAACAAAGCCACTACAAG GGCTCACTGGAGGATCAGATCATTGCAGCCAATCCCCTGCTGGAGGCTTATGGTAATGCCAAAACTGTGAGGAATGACAACTCTTCACGTTTC GGTAAATTCATCAGAATTCATTTTGGCACAACCGGCAAACTGGCTAGTGCTGATATTGAGACAT ATCTGCTGGAGAAGTCTAGAGTGACATTCCAGCTTCCTGATGAGAGAGGCTACCACATCTTCTACCAGATGATGACAGCCCACAAACCTGAGCTGCTTG ATCTGGCACTCATCACAACCAACCCCTATGACTTCCCCATGTGCAGCATGGGTCAGATCACTGTGGCCAGCATTGATGACAAAGTTGAGCTGGAAGCCACTGAT AATGCCATCGATATCCTGGGCTTCACCAATGAGGAGAAGCTGAGCATCTACAGGATGACTGGTGCTGTTCTTCACCATGGTAACATGAAGTTCAAGCAGAAGCAGCGTGAGGAGCAGGCTGAGCCAGATGGCAATGAAG agGCCGACAAGGTTGGTTACTTGTTGGGTCTGAACTCCGCTGACATGCTGAAGGCTCTGTGCTATCCCAGAGTGAAGGTCGGAAATGAGTTTGTCACCAAGGGACAGACAGTGCCTCAG GTAATGAACGCTGTCCCTGCCCTGGCCAAGTCAATCTATGAGAGGATGTTCTTGTGGATGGTCATCCGTATCAACCAGATGTTGGACACTAAGCAGCAAAGAAACTACTTCATTGGTGTCCTGGACATTGCTGGCTTTGAAATATTTGAT TACAACACCTTGGAGCAGCTGTGCATCAACTTCACCAATGAGAAACTGCAGCAGTTCTTCAACCACACCATGTTTGTCCTGGAGCAAGAGGAGTACAAGAAGGAGGGTATTGTCTGGGAGTTCATTGACTTTGGTATGGACTTGGCTGCCTGCATTGAGCTGATTGAAAAG CCCATGGGCATCTTCTCCATCCTTGAAGAGGAGTGCATGTTCCCCAAAGCTACTGACACTTCCTTCAAGAACAAGCTGTATGACCAGCATCTTGGCAAGAACAAAGCCTTTGAGAAGCCAAAGCCTGCAAAGGGCAAGGTTGAGGCCCACTTCTCCCTGGTGCACTATGCTGGTACTGTGGATTACAACATCGCTGGTTGGCTGGACAAGAACAAGGACCCACTGAACGAGTCTGTCCTGGGGCTGTACCAGAAGTCCTCATGCAAACTGCTGGCTCTTCTCTATCCTCCTGCTGCCCCTGAGG AGGCTGGCAAGAAGGGAGGCAAGAAGAAGGGTGGCTCTATGCAGACTGTGTCTTCACAGTTCAGG GAGAACTTGGGCAAGCTGATGACAAACTTGAGGAGCACCCATCCTCACTTTGTGCGCTGCCTGATTCCCAATGAGTCCAAGACTCCAG GTCTGATGGAGAACTTCCTGGTCATCCACCAGCTCAGGTGTAACGGTGTGCTGGAGGGTATCAGAATCTGCAGGAAAGGTTTCCCCAGCAGAATCCTCTACGCTGACTTCAAGCAGAG ATACAAGGTATTGAATGCCAGCGTCATCCCTGAGGGACAGTTCATTGACAACAAGAAGGCCTCAGAGAAGCTGCTTGGATCAATTGATGTTAATCATGATGAGTACAGATTCGGACACACCAAG GTGTTCTTCAAGGCTGGTCTTCTGGGTGTCCTTGAGGAGATGAGAGATGAAAAGCTGGCAGCTTTGGTCACAATGACTCAGGCTCTCTGCCGTGCTTACCTCATGAGGAGGGAGTTTGTCAAGATGACAGCGAGGAG GGATGCCATCTATACCATCCAGTACAACGTGCGCTCATTCATGAATGTGAAACACTGGCCATGGATGAAGGTGTACTACAAGATCAAGCCTCTCCTGAAGAGTGCTGAGACTGAGAAGGAGCTGCAAAATATGAAGGAGAACTATGAGAAGATGACAAACGACTTGGCTACTGCCTTGGCCAAGAAGAAGGAACTGGAGGAGAAGATGGTGTCTCTTCTGCAGGAGAAGAACGATCTGCAGCTGCAAGTTGCATCT GAAGGAGAGAATCTGTCAGATGCTGAGGAGAGATGTGAGGGACTTATCAAGAgcaagattcagttggaggccAAACTCAAAGAGACAACTGAGAGActggaggatgaagaggaaatCAATGCTGAGCTTACTGCCAAGAAGAGAAAGCTGGAGGATGAATGCTCTGAGCTCAAAAAGGATATTGATGACCTGGAGCTTACCCTGGCCAAAGTGGAAAAGGAGAAACATGCCACAGAGAACAAG GTGAAGAACCTGACTGAGGAGATGGCCTCTCAGGATGAGAGCATTGCTAAACTGACAAAGGAGAAGAAAGCCCTTCAGGAGGCTCATCAGCAGACTCTGGATGACCTGCAGGCTGAGGAAGACAAAGTCAACACTCTCACCAAAGCCAAGACCAAGCTTGAGCAGCAAGTTGATGAT CTTGAGGGTTCTCTGGAGCAAGAGAAAAAGCTTCGCATGGACCTTGAGAGAGCCAAGAGAAAGCTGGAGGGTGATCTGAAACTGGCCCAGGAATCCATCATGGATCTGGAAAATGACAAGCAGCAGTCTGATGAGAAAATTAAGAA GAAGGACTTCGAAATCAGCCAGCTCCTCAGCAAGATTGAGGATGAGCAGTCAATGGGCGCTCAGCTTCAGAAGAAGATCAAGGAGCTTCAG GCCCGAATTGAGGAGCTGGAAGAGGAGATCGAGGCTGAGCGTGCTGCTCGTGCCAAGGTTGAGAAGCAGAGGGCCGACCTGTCCAGAGAACTCGAGGAGATCAGTGAGAGGTTGGAGGAGGCTGGCGGCGCCACTGCAGCTCAGATTGAGATGAACAAGAAGCGTGAAGCTGAGTTCCAGAAGCTCCGTCGTGACCTTGAGGAGTCTACTCTGCAGCATGAAGCCACTGCTGCAGCTCTGCGCAAGAAGCAGGCTGACAGCGTTGCTGAGCTGGGAGAACAGATCGACAACCTGCAGCGTGTCAAGCAGAAGCTTGAGAAAGAAAAGAGTGAATACAAGATGGAGATCGATGACCTCTCCAGCAACATGGAGGCTGTTGCTAAAGCAAAG GGTAATCTTGAAAAGATGTGCCGTACTCTTGAGGACCAACTTAGCGAAATTAAGACCAAGTCTGAGGAGAATGTTCGTCAGCTCAATGACTTGGgtggacagaaagctcgtctccTCACAGAAAATG GTGAGTTCAGCCGCCAGATTGAGGAGAAAGAGGCCCTCGTCTCTCAGCTGACTAGAGGCAAACAAGCCTTCACACAGCAGATTGAGGAGCTGAAGAGGCAGGTTGAGGAGGAGGTCAAG GCTAAGAATGCTCTTGCCCATGGACTGCAATCAGCCCGCCATGACTGTGATCTGCTGAGGGAGCAGTTTGAGGAAGAGCAGGAGGCCAAGGCTGAGCTTCAGCGTGGTATGTCCAAGGCCAACAGTGAGGTGGCTCAGTGGAGAACTAAATATGAAACTGATGCTATCCAGCGCACTGAGGAGCTTGAGGAATCCAA GAAAAAGCTGGCCCAGCGTCTTCAGGAGGCTGAGGAACAGATTGAGGCTGTGAACTCTAAGTGTGCTTCCCTGGAGAAGACCAAACAGAGGCTCCAGAGTGAAGTGGAGGACCTCATGATTGATGTGGAGAGAGCTAATGGGCTCGCTGCCAATCTTGACAAGAAGCAGAGGAACTTTGACAAG GTATTGGCAGAGTGGAAGCAGAAGTATGAGGAGGGTCAGGCAGAGCTTGAGGGAGCTCAGAAAGAGGCTCGTACTATGAGCACTGAACTGTTCAAGATGAAGAACTCCTATGAGGAAGCCCTGGATCAGCTGGAGACAATGAAGCGTGAAAACAAGAACCTGCAAC AGGAGATCTCAGATCTGACTGAACAGATTGGTGAGACTGGCAAGAGCATCCATGAGCTGGAGAAGTCCAAGAAGCAGGTGGAGACAGAGAAGTCTGAGATCCAGACAGCTCTTGAGGAGGCTGAG GGAACTCTGGAGCATGAGGAGTCTAAGATCCTGCGTGTCCAGCTGGAGCTCAACCAGATTAAGGGTGAGGTGGACAGGAAGCTTGCAGAGAAAGATGAGGAGATGGAGCAGATCAAGAGGAACAGCCAGAGGATTGCTGACTCCATGCAGAGCACTCTGGATGCTGAGGTCAGGAGCAGGAACGATGCCCTGAGGATCAAGAAGAAGATGGAGGGAGACCTGAATGAGATGGAGATTCAGCTGAGCCATGCCAATCGCCAGGCTGCTGAGTCCCAGAAACAGCTGAGGAATGTGCAGGCACAGCTCAAG gatgCTCAACTGCACCTTGATGATGCTGTCAGAGCCCAGGAAGACATTAAGGAACAAGCTGCTATGGTGGAGCGCAGGAACGGTCTGATGGTGGCTGAAATTGAGGAACTCAGAGCTGCTCTGGAACAGACAGAGAGGAGCCGCAAAGTCGCTGAGCAGGAACTGGTGGACGCCAGCGAGCGTGTTGGACTCCTGCACTCTCAG AACACAAGTCTTCTGAACACCAAGAAGAAGCTTGAGTCTGACCTGGTTCAGGTCCAGGGTGAAGTAGATGATAGTGTTCAGGAAGCAAGAAATGCCGAGGACAAGGCCAAGAAGGCCATCACTGAT GCTGCTATGATGGCTGAGGAGTTAAAGAAGGAGCAGGACACTAGTGCTCACCTGGAAAGGATGAAGAAGAACCTCGAGGTTGCCGTTAAGGACCTGCAGCACCGTCTGGATGAGGCTGAGAACCTGGCCATGAAGGGTGGCAAGAAGCAGCTCCAGAAGCTTGAGTCTCGG GTTCGTGAGCTGGAGTCAGAGGTTGAGGCTGAGCAGAGACGTGGTGTTGATGCTGTTAAGGGTGTCCGCAAATATGAGAGGAGAGTGAAGGAGCTCACCTATCAG ACTGAGGAGGACAAGAAAAACGTTGCCAGGCTGCAGGATCTGGTTGATAAGCTGCAGCTCAAAGTGAAGGCCTATAAGAGGCAGTCTGAGGAGGCG GAGGAGCAGGCCAATGCTCATCTGTCCAAGTGCAGGAAGATCCAGCATGAGctggaggaggcagaggagcgtGCTGACATTGCAGAGTCTCAGGTCAACAAGCTGAGGGCAAAGAGCCGTGACTCTGGCAAGGTAAATATGTACACACCTTAA